In Chitinispirillales bacterium, the genomic window AGCACCCTTACAAATTTGGCGGTATTTATACCGATAGCGAGTACGACCGGAATGACCGGTTCAATTTTTAAGGAATTGGGGTTAACAATCGTTTTCGCAACCGTCGCTTCCTTAATATTGAGTTTTACGCTCGTACCGATTATGGCTGCGTTTATGCTTAAGCCCAAAGAAGAGGGCAAGGAACACGCGCACGCTATCGACAAGTTTATTTCCGGACTTGATAAAAAATATGAAAATATGCTTGACAAAGCGTTGAACAATAGAACAGTCAAGATCGGAATAGTCGTTTTTACTTTTCTGTTGTTAATTTTCACCATGAAAGTCGTCGCTTCAAAAATAGGGGTGGATTTTATGCCCCATACGGACGAAGGATTCATCAACATTTCGGTTGAACTTCCGGTAGGAACCCCTATGTCCGTCACTCAAGACGTGCTTGTTAAAATAGAAGATAAACTCAAAGACCTGCCCTATCTAAAAGCGATATCAAGTTCCATAGGCAAACAAGGGATTAGTTCCGGAGTACAAAGCGGAGAAATCCGTATAGAACTAGTTCCGCTTGCCGAGAGAGACATTGACGTATTCCGAATGGTCAGGCAAGTTCGTCCCAAAATTGCCGACATCCCGGACGCAAAAATTATGGTTGCGGCGGCAAGCGGTATGAACAGGGGACAATCATCGACGGATTTGGAAATTCAAATTCTGGGCAACAATATGGATACGCTTGCACAACTTGCAGAAACGGCGTTAAAATTTTTAGAAACCGACAACGAACTTACAGATTTCAATTCATCGTGGAAAGGCGCAAAACCCGAAATTTTGATAACGCCTAAACGCGAAATTATGGAACATTACGGACTTATGGGAAATATTTCATCGTCGATTTCCGGACAAATTGTCGGCGGAATTTTACGCTATAACGTTACGGGTGAAGAAACGGCAAAATACAGTGAAGAAGGTGAAGAATATCCGATTCGTGTCCGTTTGGACGAAAATTCCCGAAAAGATATTCGCGACATTGCGACTATGAACATTATGACTCCCAAAGGAATGGTTCCGCTTGAAGTTATTGCAAACGTAGAATATGCGGCAAGCGTTTCACAAATCACCCGTATCAATAAACAAAAAATGTTGAACGTTACGGCAAACGCGGTTTCAAGAGACATCGCAATGGGAACGAAGACGCCGCAAGTTCTTAAAATGCTTGCAGAAAAAGCGCCGCTACCGGAAGAATATACCTATAAAACCGCAGGGAATCAGGATTTTGTCGATGAAACGATGGGGCAACTTGCCATTGCGGCGGCTTTGGCGGTAGCGTTGACGCTTATGCTGCTTATCGCGCTTTTGGAATCAATTCCGATGGGAATAGTGATTTTTATGACTTTACCGCTCGGTTTAATCGGAGTTATTTGGGCGCTTTTCATCACACACAGTACGCTTTCGATGATTTCGATGCTGTCCGTAATCATGCTGATAGGCGTCGTGGTAAATAACGCTATTTTGATGATAGATTACGCTCGGCAGCTTAGAAATGAAAACCATATTTCACCTCACGATGCGATAGTCAAAGCAGCCGGAACAAAACTCAAAGCGATATTAATGTCCAACATCGCAATAGTGGTTTCTATGATCCCAATGGCGCTGGGATTGGGTGCGGGCGGAACTTTCAGAGCGCCGTTTGCGATAACCGCTATCGGCGGCGTTATAATTTCTACAATGCTTACGTTTTTTGTAATTCCAGTACTTTACGTATGGACAGCTCCAAAACACGAAGACGAAGTATTGTAAAAAAGGAAATCTTTTCAGGGCGTATAAAATACGCCCTGATTTTGAAAAACAAATTTGAAAGGAATTTATTTTAATATGGAAGAAAAAAAAGAGGTAAGAATCTCAAAAATAAGGGATAGCAAAAGCGAATTTATTCTGAACGCGGCGTTAACGGTATTTTCAAGAAAAGGAATATATGATACAAATCTTGAAGATATAGCCGTTGAAGCAGGTTTTTCAAAAGCCGCTCTATATAACTACTATCAGAATAAAGAATCAATTATTTATAATTTATATATTCGCGAAATTAACAATTTTATTGATAAATTACAAAATTCGATCGAATATTCGATTAACGAAATGCAGTCGTTTGAAGAAAACATTCGCAGATACTCGTTTTTGGCTTTTAAAACATTCCAGCGGCATTTTAATTTTACCATGTCTATGAATTTGCTTGAAGTATTTGAAAGCCAAAGAAAAAATAAACATACCTATTTAATTTGCCAAAGAGACAAATACTACGAACAAGGACTTAGTAAAATTATTCTGTGGGCGAAAGAAAAAGATGAAATTACGTCTTCATTCCCCAATATTTCGCTTTGCAGGGTGATTGATTCAATAATCACAGCCGTCATGCTCGGATGGATAAAAGATGAGAAAATAGGCTATATAGAAAAAGCGGTTGAAGATTTAATTTCTTTACTTGTTAACGGAGTTAAAAAGTTATAATCCATATAAAAACTCTTCTGTAACAATTTTGATGCCAAATCCTTTTGCTTTGTTTAACTTGCTTCCCGCGTTTTCACCGGCAACGACCAAAGACGTCTTTTTGCTGACGGAATTTGCGATTTTTGCGCCGTGTTTTTCAAGAATTTGCACCGCTTCTTCGCGACTAATACTCAAAGTTCCGGTTAGAACAATAGTTTTACCTTCCAATTTTCCGGTATTTTCGTCCGTCGCTTCGCAAAGTAAAACACCGTATTGCGCAAACCTTTCAAACAATTTTCTATTTTCCGCGTCTGCAAAATAGTTCTCAACCGATTTAGCTATTTCTTTTCCTATGGAATCTATTTTAAGAAAATCATCAATTTTTGCGTCTATCAGGTTTTCATAATTTTTGAATTCTCGCGCTATAAGTTTCGCCGTCTGACTGCCTACAAGTGCGATTCCTACCGCTGAAATTACTTTTGAAAGCCCTGCTGTTTTTGAATTTTGAACCGCCGAAAACAAATTATCCGCCGATTTTTCTTTTACCCCGTCCAATTTCAGAAAATCGTCTTTAGAAAGCGCAAATA contains:
- a CDS encoding TetR/AcrR family transcriptional regulator encodes the protein MEEKKEVRISKIRDSKSEFILNAALTVFSRKGIYDTNLEDIAVEAGFSKAALYNYYQNKESIIYNLYIREINNFIDKLQNSIEYSINEMQSFEENIRRYSFLAFKTFQRHFNFTMSMNLLEVFESQRKNKHTYLICQRDKYYEQGLSKIILWAKEKDEITSSFPNISLCRVIDSIITAVMLGWIKDEKIGYIEKAVEDLISLLVNGVKKL
- a CDS encoding efflux RND transporter permease subunit, whose product is MSIAKTSIQRPLMMIMVILAVSLFGLVAWQKLPTDRMPNIELPYVTIQFIYPGSGPEEVELNVIKPVEDQVGMISGIKNMTSYCMENAGVIVLEFNTDINADFAAIEVKDKVSQIMSLLPEDVKEPAIAKIDFSAMPIMTIALLGDSTISPIELRTYADKQLKDKFGQVVGVAQATISGGREREIHVTLNAEKLAAHNLSIFNVYPVFTMQNALVPIGYVTGELKEYSVKFDGKFRTIEEIEQIQVPTPGGYNVRLNEIAKVSDSYADVREAARFQGEQSVEFSITKSGDANTVATAKKVIKTLEKQRKELPQGMRLEIVTDQSNFISEAVSDTYSNIWQGILLTAIILLIFLSDFRLTIIAAVIMPISLIMGFIGMDAMGFSMNMVTMMSLTIVVGILVTNAIVVLENIMRHRNMGKDPHHAALAGTDEIFVAVLASTLTNLAVFIPIASTTGMTGSIFKELGLTIVFATVASLILSFTLVPIMAAFMLKPKEEGKEHAHAIDKFISGLDKKYENMLDKALNNRTVKIGIVVFTFLLLIFTMKVVASKIGVDFMPHTDEGFINISVELPVGTPMSVTQDVLVKIEDKLKDLPYLKAISSSIGKQGISSGVQSGEIRIELVPLAERDIDVFRMVRQVRPKIADIPDAKIMVAAASGMNRGQSSTDLEIQILGNNMDTLAQLAETALKFLETDNELTDFNSSWKGAKPEILITPKREIMEHYGLMGNISSSISGQIVGGILRYNVTGEETAKYSEEGEEYPIRVRLDENSRKDIRDIATMNIMTPKGMVPLEVIANVEYAASVSQITRINKQKMLNVTANAVSRDIAMGTKTPQVLKMLAEKAPLPEEYTYKTAGNQDFVDETMGQLAIAAALAVALTLMLLIALLESIPMGIVIFMTLPLGLIGVIWALFITHSTLSMISMLSVIMLIGVVVNNAILMIDYARQLRNENHISPHDAIVKAAGTKLKAILMSNIAIVVSMIPMALGLGAGGTFRAPFAITAIGGVIISTMLTFFVIPVLYVWTAPKHEDEVL